Genomic segment of Centropristis striata isolate RG_2023a ecotype Rhode Island chromosome 21, C.striata_1.0, whole genome shotgun sequence:
AAAGGCAGAAGATGGATAAATGGACCTGAGTTTCTCTCCAAGACAAAGGAGGATTGGCCTGAAATGAATGTGGATCTTGATGTGATTTCTGTAGATGACCCGGAGATCAAAAGGGACTTGATGGTGAACACAATTGTCAAGGATGTGGAAAATCCCACCAGCCACCTTATCTGCTACTTTTCTTCTTGGACTAAGTTGAAAACATCTGTGGCTTGGTTTCTGAAGATCAGGGACGTTCTCATAATGTTGGCTCAGAGGAGAAAGGAGTTTCTTGCTTCTGCAGGCCTGAAAAAGGACCATCTGAAGATTCAAGTACATGAAGTGGAAAGAAGAGTTCAGAGCTTTAAAGTCGTGCTCAAAGGTCAAAGTCTGACTCCTGAAGATCTGGTTAAAGCAGAGCAGTCAATCATTCTGTATGTTCAAAAACACAAGTTCAAAGCTGAAATTGCCTCACTCAAAGGTAGCTTTAAAAACATTCCCAAAGACAGTCCATTGTACAAACTGGACCCAGTAATGGATGATGAAATCCTCAGAGTGGGTGGTCGACTCAGTAAAGCAGCACTGCCATCAGAATCCAAACATCCAGTCATTTTGACCAAAGACATGCATGTATCTACATTAATCTTACGTCATATCCACCATCAACTAGGACATGCAGGAAGAAATCACATGCTGTCCAGGTTACGGCAGAAGTACTGGATCATTAATGCAAACTCTGCTGCCAGGAAGGTCATATCGGACTGTGTTGTTTGCAGACGCAACAGAGGAAAGCTTGTCGAACAGAAGATGGCAGACTTGCCTGAAGAGAGAGTGCTGCCTGACAAAGCTCCTTTTACAAATGTTGGAGTTGACTATTTTGGCCCTATTGATGTTAAAAGAGGCAGAAGTCTTCTCAAGAGATATGGAGTGCTGTTCACATGTTTCAACAGCCGTGCTGTGCACTTAGAAGTGGCACATACACTGGATACAGACTCTTGTATAAATGCAGTTCGGAGGTTCATCTGTAGACGTGGTCCAGTCTCAGCTATCAGGTCTGACAATGGCACAAATTTCGTTGGAGCCAGCCGAGAGCTAAAAAGAAATCTGACTGTTTTGAATCATGACAAAATTCAAAGGGCTTTGGTCCAGGATGGCATAAAATGGAACTTCAACACACCAGCAGCTTCTCATCACGGTGGTATCTGGGAGCGACTGATTCGTTCAGTTAAAAGTGTTCTCACATCAGTTGTGAAGCAGCAAACTCTGGATGATGAAGGGCTCCAGACTCTTTTCTGTGAGGTGGAGGCAATATTGAATGATCGACCCATCACAAAAGTGTCAGATGATGCAGGTGACCTTGAAGCCCTCACaccaaatcacattttaatgttgaaggGCAAGCCAATTATGCCACCAGGATTGTTTGACCACAGTGATCTGTATGTCAGGAAAAGGTGGAAGCAAATACAATACATGGCTGAAATATTCTGGAAGAGGTGGATTTCAGAGTATCTGCCTATGATGCAAGAGAGACAAAAATGGACACGGCCAAGAAGAAGCCTCAGTCTTTTTGCCGACGCCACAGCTCCAAGAGGATCGTGGGTGATGGGGAAAGTTTTGGATGTCAGACCAGATGCAAAGGGACAGGTACGCTCTGTGCGTCTTCAAACCAGGACCAGCATTCTGGAGAGGCCTGTGACAAAGCTCTGTCTGCTTCTGGAAGCAGCAGTCAACATCATGGActgactctctctttctctaactctacatttctctctttctctctatctaACTTTTTGTTGCAGATACATCAAGAATTTAGACAATTTATTCAAAGTTAATGCATGACAAGGAATATTTCTGATTATTAGTTCACGTTGCAGAAATAGCTCCTTTCGTTCTTCTTTTCTGAAGAtaattttaattgtgatataATGCACAATTAGGGGCCGGAGTGTTGGAGCTATTTAGTTCTTTTTAgtatttagttgtctgtttagtttattattaacaatgagtattatttgattattctagacgtttgtttattttgataatattttgttttgctagttaattgtttagtttaatcatcattattgtttagcatatttagtttacatattatattgtgGGTTTTATGGAATTTGGATTGGCACCGTGGGCACCTGAGGTTAtataggtaggtaggttggCAGAGGGCCGTCATGCACCTGGGTGGGCCTATGGTTTTTTACCAGCGCGAAGAGaggcagcaggagccatgtttctttgttcttttgtttgcttgctcgcaatggacaaaataaacctTTGGATCTATCAATCATGCATGGACATCACCTTCTTTGCCTGCGTACACCACACGCTCATGGTGCATCAGTGGtattttgattaagtttgttttaagtttaattttgttattttttcggacaaaattgccactacagctacaaagacacaaaaataactatgAAGAGACCAAAGACCactccaaagagacacaaaataactacataaaggggcaaaatgaccacagacaaaaaatacaaatctaccaaaacaatTTCATAGTAATACAAAACTAAAAGAGGCAAAACCATTATAGAGTGTGTCTTGTTCCGATGTAGAAGAGGTTGAGGGGTCCATTGTCTCATATCCTGTCCATATGATATGCTCACACATTCATTTTGATTgccttctttctgtctcttctcgtttttctctcactccctctccAACCCAAACACTCCGCCTTCACCTCCCTCCCGATCTCAAGCTGGCGTTGTTAAGTGTCTCGTGCTGCGACTCCAGGGGGATCCAGGGTCCTCCCTCCAAGCAGGCCATGTGGTCCATCACCTGTAAAGGAGACATTTTTGTCAGTGAGCCGTCTCCTAGTCTGGAGGCCATGCCTTACCCCACACCCTGCGACCAGATGTAAGAATAGGAGAAAGAATATCacgcttttctttttttacaattatgccagattgtttttttttaatcttcactCAGCGTTAATGAAGCATGTTCTGACCTCTATGCAGGTTCTGGCGGCAGGTCGGAGGTCACCTACGCGTGGTGGAGTGCAACAGTGTTGGCATAGTGTGGGGGATCGGCTACGACCACACGGCCTGGGTCCACACCGGGGGCTATGGAGGAGGCTTTTTTCAGGGACTGGCCAGCAGCACAGACAACATTTACACACAGGTGGATGTCAAGAGTGTCTACATCTACGAGAACCAGAGGTGGAACCCTGTCACCGGCTACACCAACAGGTAGGCCGCTCAAACTGAATCTGATGAGAGTCCACGTTTTGAGTTATTGCAGAGTAAAGCATtcttacatttaatttttttcactaaacaTCTAAACCTTTACTTTAACATTATGATGTAACAAACAACAGGTGAGGcacatgttgtttttaaaaactataGAGTCATTCTTAACTTATTTAAAGTGTGTTTGGTTTATTTTAGAGGGCTGCCGACAGACCGCTACATGTGGAGTGATGCATCCGGACTACATGAGTGCACAAAGACAAATATGAAACCGCCTTCCCCTCAGTGGACATGGGTAGgtactgccacacacacacacacacacacacacaaatgcccTGTGGTGCATAGATTAGCCACTGTCCTGAAATCCTGACCAAGCAAAAGAAATATTTGAATTTTCACAGACAAAATGTATAGGCAGAAATACAGATGTGTTCAGTGTTTCACTtctcatattttctgttttcaggTGTCTGACTGGGTTGTTGACTACAGTGTGTCTGGAGGGACGGACAGAGAAGGCTGGCAATTTGCAGCTGATTTTCCAGCGTAAGTTTCATTTGCCTTTCCTCAAACCCACCTGCTGTAACAGGTTTTTCAAATTATGCTGTCCTCATTATAATGACCTTTTAGGTCAGTATTCATACATGCAATTCTTCCTTCCTCTTCCCTATTTCTCCATGCAGGTCATATCACGGCCATAAAACGCTGAAGGACTTTGTGCGTCGCAGGCGATGGGCCAGGTACTATAAAAAGCAACACTGCGATATTGGTCTCCAATGTATTTGCTCAGCGGGTACACAGTGGTCTGAGTGGCCAGTGCACTTGACATTtgcagtttttgtttgtgtgtttaggggttttttttttaagccaacaTTAGCAGGAGACAGCAGAGAGAAATAGATCTGACAGAAGTTGATATTTGGTTAGTGtgggaaaaatatatttgattgaTCAGTAGGAAATACTTTACATGCAAATCATAAAAAGTATTGTACTACACATCTTAAAGAGGATTGAATGTATAGAGATGTTTGACACAAGAAAAGGATACTCTTTATAtcgatttttttaaaactctaattCTGGCTGATAAAAGGAGAACCTCAAGCAGTTTCTAGGCATTTTTTactcctgtcacattttgctcactgtggccttgtttttcgcTGCAGTATAAAATTCATTGCAAAATCATGGCAAGAAATGGGGAGAATTCAAAAGCTCTTTAGTGTActataatgccataaatcattaaaaaaaaaaaagagaaaaaaaaagtttaatttctttaatcatttattttacaaaaattgagGGGGAAATGTTCCAAATATTAGAAAACAAAGATTGTCTTCCACATGCTAAACACATTCTTACTACCTGGACATACAATCCcacttgtcctctcctctctgctctgtgtaagaaGCTTACGCAGACTTACAGCAGGACCCAGTTTCTTTTGCCACATCTTCTACTCCAGCAGCATGTTTAACTGGTGAAATTGTAAATAAGGACACCTATGatcttgttttctgtttttcctccgACACAGGAAGTGTAAATTATCCACCACAGGACCCTGGCAAGAAGTTCCTCCGATATCTCTGAGTGATGTGACCATCCTGCCGTGTGCAGCCCAGAACAGCGTGGACGTGGTTCCTCTGTGGGCGATCAGCAACAAGGGAGACGTGCTCTGCCGACTGGGAGTCACCGCACTGACACCTGCTGTGAGTCACATTTACTGTATGAACACAAACACCACATGAACAGGTTTAACACCATCTGGTGAGTCACCCATAAAGATTCACTGCCATTTTCCTGTTCTTATTATAACTGTGGCAGTGTGTGTCCTTATCCTCGTCTGTAGCCCTAACTGCGCTTTTTTTCACACGGTTATCGTTCATGACTTTGACAAAAGAGTGCAGCACAACATCTTCTATGTCTAATTCCTGTTGATGAGAAGCTAAAAATGTATCTAAGATGCCTCCAGTGTAGCagcaaaaaagaaatgtgttaaatatttgagaGTTAAATGTTCTAATAATTTCTGGCTGCTCTCTCAGGGATCCTCATGGCTCCACGTGGGAACTGACCAGCCTTTCAAGTCCATCTCCATTGGCGCTGCAAGCCAGGTTTGGGCCATCGCCAAGGACGGTTCAGCCTTCTACAGGGGATCTGTCTCCTCACAGAGCCCAGCAGGTCAGTGGGAACAGAAACTGTTATACTGTGCATGGAAGAACAGAGACTGTCATTCATGCCACTGTcagaaacattaacatttacttaaaaatgacacttGTAGGCTTCTGATGCTGCAAACAAACATGATGATGTGTTGTCTCCCTCTGCAGGAGACTGTTGGTATCACATCCCCTCCCCGGCCAAACAGAAGTTGAAGCAGGTGTCTGTTGGGAGGACGTCAGTCTACACTGTAGATGAAAATGGTAAAGCGTTTACAATTGCATTTAGAGCTTATCTTTATGCACTTTAATAAACATAtgcattatatttatgtttcttGGATTTCCTGTGCAGGAAACGTGTGGTACCGGCAGGGCGTGACCCCCAGCTACCCTCAGGGCTCCTCCTGGGAGCACATCTCTAATAATGTACGCAAGGTCTCTGTAGGGCCTCTGGACCAGGTCAGTACCAGGATAACTTTTTTCACTTCTGGTGTCCTTTTAATACTGTCTTCATTATAGTAAATCTCTAGATATTTTCAAAAGAAAGCTTAAAATATAGCTCTTTACCTTTATCTTAATAGCTTTGCACTTGCTCTCTgctatacttttttaatatgatctaatgatatttttatgatcctatgcatttaatttatttgttttacactTATATGTGATAATGcttgcattattattttaaaaatatattttttataaattttaagTTGGGCTTTTAGAGTCAGAGCATGTTTTATACTGGATTCAACCAAATGGAGCAACCTGTGAGTCTAATCTATGGGAAGACTTGGAAcagacccaacacacacagGCGTAGATTACTTATTAAGTTACTCTGCTGCACTTTTTATGATCTATATTTTTAACTTCCATTTTATAAATCGAATGCTTTTGATATGTTAATTGTTATGTCCATTCACTGTCAAGCATTTGGCAAAAGGTGCTATGCaagtaaagtttattattaaatcATAGATGTGGATGTGATAACCATAATATTAGATTCATCACTtcactttttttaacctttattttatatgggGTATTATTGAAATTCAGACTTGACTGAGTCGTCTTTTTAGTATTTTGATCTTTAACCATGAAAGACTGCAGCATCAACTGCAGCATCAAAGGTCTCAGAATATATTCCTTGAAATGAACGTAATATGAAATGTATGTCAACACATGACTGCACCAGAGGAAATGCCGCCATGGTTATAAACAATTCCTgcctgttgtttgtttactttgtgatttttgttgttgtgggtaGGTGTGGATCATAGCGGACAAGGTGCAGGGCAGCCAGGGTCTGAGCTGTGGAACAGTGTGCCATCGACTCGGAGTCCAGCCCTTGGAGCCTAAAGGACAGTCGTGGGACTACGGCATTGGTgtaagactttaaaaaaaacttgcctCTGAGAGCTTCCGTAGTGATAAATAGAGATGCGTCCAcagtgtaaatggtaaatggacctgcacttatatagcgcttttctagtcgctttacactacagactgcgctcattcaccctttcacacacacacattcatcctggtggcagaggctaccctaaacggtcccacctgccaccattgggaattcattctcacaccgatgaacgcagcatcgggagcaatttggggttcagtatcttgctcaaggatacttcgacatgtaggctgcgacggtcagggatcgagccaccaacccttcggttgggggccaaccaactctaccaactgagccacagccgccccgtgTAAGGTGCTGAAAGAGGCTGTTTGACCGTTAATTTGTGCTCAAAGCCAGACAGTTAAGCTGTTTACTTGCAACAAACACGAGAGCCTTAAGgtgatttctctctcttctcttctttcagGGCGGATGGGACCACATCACAGTGAGAGGGAACTCCATGGAGCCGCCTCGCATCCGCCTCCCCTCTCTGACGGCCCCGGCCCCTCAGAGCCCGCTCCCTGTCCGAAGCACAGAGGTCAACGGCAATGCTGTGGGATGCtctacacacacatgaacacacacacgtactgtACATAGCCACCTTGAACCATATTACCTTTGTAGTAATATGTCGTATGTAGTTTTTGTTTAAAAccacttttacttttaacacTGGAGTAGCAGCAGAGAGAATTTACCCGTCACTCTAGAGGACGGCCTTTAGTCTTCACACCGCTGCAGCCAGTGTAACACAGTTGTGACTTTTAGAAAAATCTTAAATGCTGAGCCCAATCTGTCTCCTTTCTGTGAAggtaatttttactcttttcacCCAAATGTACGTGCATTTCTGTCTAATTTTGCTGTTCGTCTTGGTCACTGACATTGAACTTTATGGTCTCAGTACTTTTTTGTCCTTATTTTTTCACCAGGCTGTGATGTTTCTGTTGGTTTCTGTGTTTAGAGTACATCATCTAAGCTTAAGATGAACGTGGAAGAATGAcgtttttatgacttttttggggggagttTGAATGGAAAAGGgtagtttattttaattacagttGCTCAGCTGCTGACTTCTAGTActgtatacaaaaaaatactactaTTGACAACAGGTTAACACTTATTCAACAGAGTAAAGCctcattactttttaaaatgtaataccaGGAAGGAGAAGGCAGGACAATTTTTGGACCCCGGCTCCACAGGCTGCTCAATATGATTTTATACCACAGACTGCAGAGAAATATGGGTGCAGCATCTGTGTATACGTTTCTGAAGAGGCATTTTGACAATCCTGCCAGTTGTTTGGAGCCAGAAAATCCAATTTAGGGTAAGGTGGTAAAACCTGTGTGGTGGGTGTGTAACCTGAGACGACACACCCCAAAATACATTTCTCTCTCAGCTTAAGTCTGTTTTATTGTGCAACAGGGAATGCAACTtctttgcaatttttttaatttggagaAATTCTCATTGACTTCAATGCTCTCTGAGTGATTTTGGAGCCAGCATGTAGCAGCTTTAACAAAACCTGTGCTGGCTTTATTAACCTGTGGTGGTTGCTGCTGGCCTTGTACAAACAGTTGTTTTTATAaagattttgatgtttttttctaacaaaaaaaaaaaaaaaagatactaatTATGTCGTTATCATGAAGTATGTGCAATGCTTAGCGTTGTAAATAAGGGAAAAGTGTGGAGTAGTTGTAAGTCTTACGGTTGAAATGCTAAAACTTCCTCTTTCTCAGGAGAATGTTTGCTTTTGCATGCCGTCTACTTCCTGATGATAGTAGACTGACTGAGCAATgagaagaaaacattaaaaaatatatattttgttataaatcTGTAAGATATTAATATTATACAGTGAGTATAGTGGTTGCTGCGGTGGTAATATATTAGGTGGAGTAGTGTTTGTACATTTGACAGAGAGCAATTTAttcaaaaaacagtttttccttaataaatattcataaaCGCACAGATGAAATGCATCCGTTCAGGCATTAATTTATGTAACTGCTGTTTAATTCCCCCATATCGTAATGCATTGTTTAAATATGATGCAGCCTTTGGAAATGTTGAAAGTGTACAGAGATCTGTCTGTATTAACATACTTCGTTACTGTAGCTGTTGACATTGTGGAGTACATTCCTCAAGTGTTGTGCATTGTCAAAGTAACAGTCcttgtcaataaataaatgtgtttattgataataactcCAAATAATTCCTCCTGATCCTTTTTTTTACTACAAAGTCCTGACTCCAGACACAAAAgtcaaacaacacacactttaaatatcatctttgcctttCAGCTATGGCCGCACTACCTGTAAGAAGTGTTTTGAAATTGCCGGATTGCCGTCATAAGCAAACACACTTTCTAGCTTCAACACTTCAATATTTGGGCTTGCTGCTGCCTTTTTCACCTTCTTACTGGATGTGACAGTTATGACTAGAGGCTACGCTCAGCAGGTTTCTCAACAGCAAACACACCAGATGAACACAAGATAACACAAAAGAGAACAAGTTCCTGCCCTGGCTCAAACCGAAGATGAGAAGTAGAGACAGAATGGTGAAAGATAAGCCCTTTTGAGAACAATATAAATGAGTCTTCTTGCTCGTCATAACCCCGATCCATCTTTCACTGTCCAGTCTGCAGTCTTTGTGTCTGCTAGGTGAATGGTCCTCAAATCCATATTTTGATTAACTTGGCCATGCATGGGCTTGTTATAAGAGGTCTGGTACAGCAACCATTTCCTGTAGGAGACAACTTCTGAGCAGATCCCGGAGCAGTGCACCTGAAGGACCGTGGATATCTGGAGATCTGGCCCTAAAGGTCCCCCCACACCTCCTTGGAGACAGCCTCCTTTGCAGCCTCTGTTAGCTGCGCTTGCTGAAGCTGTGCATGTGGGTGAGGTACTGGGTGAGAtcatcctccccctcctcctccaggtgCTGCTGGTAGCACTGGAGCAGCTTGGCAGCGTTGGCCTCAGCTGAGACCCCGGCAGCGGGGAGGCAGGCCCCCGACATGTCCACGACGATGGTGGTTAAAGCTTTGATGTAGTTCTTAGCCAGGGTCAGTGTCTCGATCTTGGACAGCTTCTTGTCAGTCTTGACGTGGGGTATGGCCTCTCGCAACGCTTGGAAGGCGTTGTTGAGTTTGTGCATGCGCTGGCGTTCCCTCTCGTTGCTCTCCAGCCGCCGGACGCTGCGTTCCTTCGTGCTGGAGCCCCTCTGCCTGCGCCGCCGGCCTCCACCTTGACACTTGCCGTCCCCGCCCCTCAGCGACCCCCTCCAGGAGCCTCCGATCCGCACAGAGGCCTCTGAGCCCTCCTGCTCGCTGGAGCCTGGTTCTGTGTCTGGTTCTAGTTCAGGCTCGGGGTCAGACCAGGTCTGATGCCTGGATGGTTTCACAGCCTTCCCTTTGGACTTCATcctgctgcttttctctctctgactttATATCTGACAGCTTCAACAGGCCTGGAAGAAAAGATGGGAATGttagagaaagaggagaaacttCTGAAATACAAAAGATTGGCTTTTTAACATGaatttaaagcagttttatACAGTTTTCTTCCCGTCAGCAAGTAATCCCCAATTACTAAATAAGCCCCTCTCCAACTCAAACAGCCCAGCATCCTGTTGTATCTAATCAGCCCCTTGCAGTGTGAAAACTCCATGATGTTGGTCTGTTAATCTACGCCTCTCTTATCCCCATGGCCCTGCGATAATGCCCATTTCAAGGTTACACTCACAAAAAACAGAGATCAGCCAGCACTCAGCTAATGCACCTCCACTGCTCTTTAATAGCCATTTTAACCAACGATGTTTagcttaaaatgtgtttttttttttatcaatgaaTTGCCTGCAGTCagacattatattaaaatttgATGTGGTGCATTCACCACAGAGAAATGGGAATTTCTTTAAAACATATCAAGTATGCTAATGTGTTAAAACTGCTACAACTTTCAAGATAAAGCTGTTTTACATAGATTAGTGCACACAATAAAAAAGCATTACTCCATCAACGttcctttctttattttcataatcACCTCCACATGTACTGATATGAGATAAACAGGCAAAagtaatacacacacagcagccatTAAAGTAACacaaaagaggaaagaaaag
This window contains:
- the bhlha15 gene encoding class A basic helix-loop-helix protein 15; translated protein: MKSKGKAVKPSRHQTWSDPEPELEPDTEPGSSEQEGSEASVRIGGSWRGSLRGGDGKCQGGGRRRRQRGSSTKERSVRRLESNERERQRMHKLNNAFQALREAIPHVKTDKKLSKIETLTLAKNYIKALTTIVVDMSGACLPAAGVSAEANAAKLLQCYQQHLEEEGEDDLTQYLTHMHSFSKRS